In a single window of the Acipenser ruthenus chromosome 20, fAciRut3.2 maternal haplotype, whole genome shotgun sequence genome:
- the LOC117962883 gene encoding C-type lectin domain family 4 member E-like — MNWNSSRASCVSMGADLVIIESEAEQKFLLEKTKRDPYWIGLTDAVTEGVWLWVDGTPLNDKEKFWATRTHDNGKEPDDNKREDPSGEDCAQLQTNRNSKETWFDSSCKKQYKRICETKALIVYKEDMTG; from the exons ATGAACTGGAACTCCAGCCGGGCTAGCTGTGTGTCAATGGGAGCAGACCTGGTGATTATAGAGAGCGAGGCAGAGCAG AAATTCTTATTAGAGAAGACTAAAAGGGATCCTTACTGGATTGGCCTGACGGACGCTGTTACTGAAGGAGTCTGGCTCTGGGTGGACGGCACTCCTCTCAATGACAAGGAAAA ATTCTGGGCCACAAGGACACATGATAATGGTAAAGAGCCTGATGATAATAAGAGAGAGGACCCGTCTGGTGAAGACTGTGCACAACTACAAACAAACAGGAATTCCAAAGAGACCTGGTTTGATTCTTCAtgcaaaaaacaatataaaaggaTTTGTGAAACTAAGGCATTGATAGTTTATAAAGAGGATATGACAGGTTGA